In a genomic window of Pseudomonas sp. TH06:
- a CDS encoding CoA transferase subunit A, translated as MAGFDKRVSSYEEALAGLEDGMTVIAGGFGLCGIPENLIAEIKRKGTRDLTVVSNNCGVDGFGLGVLLTDRQISKVIASYVGENKLFEEQLLKGEIEVILTPQGTLAEKMRAGGAGIPAFFTATGVGTPVAEGKEVREFKGRKYLMEESITGDFAIVKGWKADHFGNVVYRHTAQNFNPLAATAGKITVVEVEEIVEPGELDPSQIHTPGIYVDRVICGTFEKRIEQRTIRK; from the coding sequence ATGGCAGGTTTCGACAAGCGCGTGAGTTCCTACGAGGAAGCCCTCGCCGGGCTGGAAGACGGCATGACCGTCATCGCCGGTGGCTTCGGTCTGTGCGGCATTCCGGAAAACCTGATCGCCGAGATCAAACGCAAGGGCACCCGCGACCTCACCGTCGTTTCCAACAACTGCGGTGTCGACGGTTTCGGCCTCGGCGTGCTGCTGACCGACCGCCAGATCAGCAAGGTCATCGCCTCTTATGTTGGCGAAAACAAGCTGTTCGAAGAGCAACTGCTCAAAGGCGAAATCGAAGTCATTCTGACGCCGCAAGGCACCCTCGCCGAGAAGATGCGCGCAGGCGGTGCCGGTATCCCGGCCTTCTTCACCGCCACCGGTGTCGGCACACCCGTTGCCGAAGGCAAGGAAGTGCGCGAGTTCAAAGGTCGCAAGTACCTGATGGAAGAATCCATCACCGGCGACTTCGCCATCGTCAAAGGCTGGAAAGCCGACCACTTCGGTAACGTCGTTTACCGTCACACCGCACAGAACTTCAACCCGCTGGCCGCCACTGCCGGCAAGATCACCGTGGTCGAAGTCGAAGAAATCGTCGAGCCCGGCGAGCTGGATCCATCGCAGATCCACACCCCCGGCATCTACGTCGATCGGGTCATTTGCGGCACGTTCGAAAAACGCATCGAACAGCGCACCATCCGCAAATAA
- a CDS encoding CoA transferase subunit B, whose product MALSREQMAQRVAREMQDGYYVNLGIGIPTLVANYIPEGMEVMLQSENGLLGMGPFPTEETIDADMINAGKQTVTARIGASIFNSAESFAMIRGGHVDLTVLGAFEVDVEGNIASWMIPGKLVKGMGGAMDLVAGADNIIVIMTHASKDGESKLLSKCSLPLTGAGCIKRVLTDLAYLEIENGAFVLKERAPGVSVEEIVAKTAGKLIVPDHVPEMQFAAE is encoded by the coding sequence ATGGCACTTTCCCGCGAACAAATGGCTCAGCGCGTCGCCCGCGAAATGCAGGACGGCTACTACGTGAACCTCGGTATCGGCATTCCGACCCTGGTTGCCAACTACATCCCCGAAGGCATGGAAGTCATGCTGCAATCGGAAAACGGCCTGCTCGGCATGGGCCCTTTTCCGACTGAAGAAACCATCGATGCCGACATGATCAACGCCGGCAAACAAACGGTGACCGCGCGCATTGGCGCATCGATCTTCAACTCCGCCGAGTCCTTCGCGATGATCCGCGGTGGTCATGTCGATCTGACCGTGCTCGGCGCGTTCGAAGTCGACGTCGAAGGCAACATCGCCTCGTGGATGATCCCCGGCAAACTGGTCAAGGGCATGGGCGGCGCCATGGATCTGGTGGCCGGTGCCGACAACATCATCGTCATCATGACCCACGCGTCCAAGGACGGTGAGTCCAAGCTGCTATCCAAATGCAGCCTGCCGCTGACCGGCGCCGGCTGCATCAAGCGCGTGCTGACCGACCTCGCCTACCTGGAAATCGAAAATGGCGCTTTTGTCCTCAAGGAACGCGCACCTGGCGTCAGCGTCGAGGAAATCGTCGCCAAAACCGCTGGTAAACTGATCGTCCCGGATCACGTGCCGGAAATGCAGTTCGCTGCCGAGTGA
- a CDS encoding acetyl-CoA C-acetyltransferase, protein MQDVVIVAATRTAIGSFQGSLASVSAVDLGAAVIRQLLEQTGLDGAQVDEVIMGQVLTAGAGQNPARQAAIKAGLPHAVPAMTLNKVCGSGLKALHLGAQAIRCGDAEVIIAGGQENMSLSNYVMPGARTGLRMGHAQIVDTMISDGLWDAFNDYHMGITAENLVDKYQISREQQDAFAAASQQKAAAAIEAGRFVDEITPILIPQRKGDPVAFKVDEQPRGDTTAESLAKLRPAFKKDGSVTAGNASSLNDGAAAVILMSAEKAKALGLPVLATIAAYANAGVDPAIMGIGPVSATRRCLAKAGWDIGQLDLIEANEAFAAQSLAVAKDLQWDLNKVNVNGGAIALGHPIGASGCRVLVTLLHEMIKRDAKKGLATLCIGGGQGVALALQRV, encoded by the coding sequence ATGCAAGATGTCGTCATTGTTGCCGCCACGCGTACCGCGATCGGCAGTTTCCAGGGCTCCCTGGCCAGCGTATCCGCGGTGGATCTGGGCGCGGCGGTGATCCGTCAGTTGCTCGAGCAGACCGGCCTGGACGGTGCTCAAGTGGATGAAGTGATCATGGGTCAGGTGCTGACTGCCGGCGCCGGCCAGAACCCGGCGCGTCAGGCCGCGATCAAGGCTGGCCTGCCCCACGCCGTACCGGCCATGACCCTGAACAAGGTGTGCGGCTCGGGTCTGAAGGCCCTGCACCTCGGTGCGCAGGCGATCCGTTGCGGCGACGCCGAGGTGATCATCGCCGGTGGCCAGGAAAACATGAGCTTGTCCAACTACGTGATGCCGGGTGCGCGCACCGGTCTGCGCATGGGTCATGCACAAATCGTCGACACCATGATCAGCGACGGTCTGTGGGATGCGTTCAACGATTACCACATGGGCATCACTGCCGAGAACCTGGTCGACAAGTACCAGATCAGCCGCGAACAGCAAGATGCTTTCGCTGCCGCGTCCCAACAGAAAGCCGCCGCAGCCATTGAGGCCGGGCGCTTTGTCGATGAGATCACGCCGATCCTGATTCCACAGCGCAAAGGCGATCCGGTGGCGTTCAAGGTTGACGAACAACCGCGTGGCGACACCACCGCCGAGTCGCTGGCGAAATTGCGCCCGGCATTCAAAAAGGACGGCAGCGTCACTGCCGGCAACGCTTCGTCGCTGAACGACGGCGCTGCGGCGGTGATCCTGATGAGCGCCGAGAAAGCCAAAGCGCTGGGCTTGCCAGTGCTGGCGACCATTGCCGCTTACGCCAACGCCGGTGTCGACCCGGCGATCATGGGCATCGGCCCGGTTTCGGCCACCCGCCGCTGCCTGGCCAAGGCTGGCTGGGACATTGGCCAACTCGACCTGATCGAAGCCAACGAAGCCTTCGCCGCACAATCGCTGGCGGTGGCCAAGGATCTGCAATGGGATCTGAACAAGGTCAACGTCAACGGCGGCGCGATCGCGCTGGGCCACCCGATTGGCGCATCGGGCTGCCGCGTACTGGTGACCCTGCTGCATGAAATGATCAAACGTGATGCGAAAAAGGGTCTCGCGACCCTGTGCATCGGTGGCGGTCAAGGCGTAGCCCTGGCGCTGCAACGCGTGTAA
- the cobF gene encoding precorrin-6A synthase (deacetylating): protein MKQLLVIGIGAGNPDYITMQAVKALNRVDVFFLMDKGQSKDKLINLRREICERYITDPTYRFAEAHSPERERGDVDYTASVDDLNRAKQRTFEQQINDELSDGECGGFLVWGDPALYDSTVRILQAILAQGRCAFEFEVIPGITSVQALTAQHKVPLNTIGRSVEITTGRRLAAGKVSDADSLVVMLDAEDSYHHVADPQTDIYWGAYLGTPDEILISGKLGEVADEIERVRKAARLEHGWIMDTYLLRKP from the coding sequence ATGAAACAGTTATTGGTGATCGGCATCGGCGCCGGTAATCCGGACTACATCACGATGCAGGCGGTGAAAGCGCTGAACCGGGTGGATGTGTTCTTCCTAATGGATAAAGGCCAGAGCAAGGACAAACTGATCAATCTGCGTCGCGAAATCTGCGAGCGCTATATCACCGATCCTACGTACCGCTTCGCCGAAGCCCACAGCCCGGAGCGTGAGCGCGGCGATGTGGACTACACCGCCAGCGTCGATGACCTGAACCGCGCCAAACAGCGAACCTTCGAACAACAGATCAATGACGAATTGTCTGACGGCGAGTGCGGCGGTTTTCTGGTGTGGGGTGATCCGGCGTTGTATGACAGCACTGTGCGTATTTTGCAGGCGATTCTCGCGCAAGGCCGCTGTGCCTTCGAGTTTGAGGTGATCCCGGGGATTACCAGCGTTCAGGCGCTGACCGCGCAGCACAAGGTGCCGTTGAACACCATCGGACGCTCGGTGGAAATCACCACGGGGCGGCGGTTGGCGGCAGGCAAGGTCAGTGATGCGGACAGTCTGGTGGTGATGCTCGATGCCGAAGATTCCTACCACCATGTGGCCGATCCGCAGACAGACATTTACTGGGGGGCGTATCTGGGGACGCCGGATGAAATCCTCATCAGCGGCAAGCTGGGGGAGGTGGCGGATGAAATCGAGCGGGTGCGCAAGGCTGCAAGATTGGAGCACGGCTGGATCATGGATACGTATTTGCTGCGCAAGCCTTAG
- a CDS encoding histidine phosphatase family protein → MQTTRLTLMCHARTVAQKLACFPTNEPVENTDLAADSLAVRFDSPRRLICGPELRTRQTAQWFGADAQVDEALRDCDWGRWHGRSIKDLQREEEAALQAWLEDPHATPHGGESVAQLGERVAAWLQSLQATPGHVVAVTHPFVIRAALIQVMRGSAFHDIDVEPLSVVELRFTGRWRLRLPGLDLEGAR, encoded by the coding sequence GTGCAGACCACCCGTTTGACCCTGATGTGCCATGCGCGAACCGTCGCACAAAAACTGGCGTGTTTTCCTACGAATGAGCCTGTTGAAAATACCGACCTGGCGGCTGACTCGCTGGCCGTGCGGTTCGACTCCCCGCGACGTCTGATCTGCGGCCCTGAGTTGCGCACTCGTCAGACGGCTCAGTGGTTCGGCGCGGATGCGCAAGTCGACGAGGCGCTGCGCGATTGTGACTGGGGCCGCTGGCACGGCCGGTCGATCAAGGATCTGCAGCGTGAAGAAGAGGCGGCGCTGCAGGCCTGGCTGGAAGATCCCCACGCCACGCCCCATGGTGGTGAATCGGTCGCCCAGCTTGGTGAGCGTGTGGCGGCTTGGCTGCAGAGTTTGCAAGCGACGCCGGGCCATGTAGTTGCGGTCACCCATCCGTTTGTCATTCGCGCTGCGCTGATCCAGGTGATGCGCGGCTCAGCCTTTCATGACATTGATGTCGAACCGTTGTCGGTGGTCGAATTGCGCTTTACCGGCCGCTGGCGATTGCGTTTGCCCGGTCTCGATCTTGAAGGAGCACGCTGA
- a CDS encoding MurR/RpiR family transcriptional regulator, whose amino-acid sequence MPPLRDLITDPGLDLTPSERKVVRALLDQYPRNGLGPMARLAEHAGVSDPTIVRLVKKLGFGGYAEFQDALLSDMDHRLRSPRTLLQPRAQQHKDDAWSHYLADSHRLLVDTQSLTQPEDVRILTDWLLDARHQVYCFGGRFSSLMATYLLNHLRLLRPGCFALEDNAQLPDRLFDLQRQDVVLVFDYRRYQTQALRVASAAKNNNARVVLFTDIYASPLREMADLIISAPVESASPFDTMVPALAQVEALIACLTLRTDNLADRLEGIDALRNDFNTHLLEDK is encoded by the coding sequence ATGCCCCCTCTCAGAGACTTGATCACCGACCCCGGCCTCGATCTTACGCCGTCGGAACGCAAAGTCGTGCGCGCCTTGCTGGATCAGTACCCAAGAAACGGCCTGGGGCCGATGGCGCGTCTGGCCGAACATGCCGGGGTCAGCGATCCGACCATCGTGCGGCTGGTAAAAAAACTCGGTTTTGGCGGTTACGCCGAATTCCAGGATGCGCTGCTCAGCGACATGGACCATCGCCTGCGCTCGCCGCGTACTTTGTTGCAGCCTCGAGCGCAACAACACAAGGATGATGCCTGGAGCCACTATCTGGCTGACAGCCATCGCTTGTTGGTCGACACCCAATCGCTGACCCAGCCTGAAGACGTGCGCATCCTCACCGACTGGCTGCTCGATGCGCGGCATCAGGTGTATTGCTTCGGCGGACGTTTCAGCAGCCTGATGGCGACTTACCTGCTCAATCACTTGCGCCTGCTGCGCCCCGGTTGCTTTGCACTGGAGGACAACGCGCAACTGCCTGATCGGCTGTTCGATCTGCAACGTCAGGACGTGGTGCTGGTGTTTGACTACCGCCGCTATCAGACCCAGGCCCTGCGCGTCGCCAGCGCGGCGAAAAACAATAACGCGCGCGTGGTGTTGTTCACTGACATCTACGCCTCGCCACTGCGCGAAATGGCCGACCTGATCATCAGCGCCCCGGTGGAATCGGCCTCGCCGTTCGACACCATGGTGCCGGCGCTGGCACAGGTCGAAGCACTGATCGCCTGCCTGACCCTGCGCACTGACAATCTGGCCGATCGCCTGGAAGGCATCGACGCCCTGCGCAACGACTTCAACACCCACCTGCTGGAGGATAAATAA
- a CDS encoding isochorismatase family cysteine hydrolase: MFSLPHRSPRDLPFVIDHTTLLLVDMQRAWLEPQFDPHLNGPDAEYFLTRAHMQVVPNQRRLLSAFREARQNVLHTIIESLTADGRDRSLDHKLSDMHLPKGSVQARIIEDLTPVENEIVLPKTSSGVFNSTNIDYVLRNLETRHLIIAGIVTDQCVDMAVRDAADRGYLVTLVEDACATYTSARHDACLNAIKGYCWITDTQTVLGRLQEMQP; this comes from the coding sequence ATGTTCAGCCTTCCCCACCGCTCGCCGCGGGATTTGCCCTTTGTCATCGATCACACCACGTTGTTGTTGGTGGACATGCAGCGTGCCTGGCTCGAACCGCAGTTCGACCCGCACCTGAACGGCCCGGACGCCGAGTATTTCCTGACCCGTGCACACATGCAGGTGGTGCCCAATCAACGACGTTTGCTCAGTGCCTTTCGCGAGGCGCGGCAGAACGTGCTCCATACCATTATCGAAAGCCTGACCGCCGACGGCCGCGACCGCTCGCTGGATCACAAACTGTCGGATATGCATCTGCCCAAGGGCAGCGTGCAGGCGCGGATCATCGAAGACCTGACCCCGGTGGAAAATGAGATCGTCCTGCCGAAAACCTCTTCCGGGGTCTTCAACTCGACCAACATTGACTATGTACTGCGCAACCTCGAAACCCGCCATCTGATCATCGCCGGCATTGTCACTGACCAGTGCGTCGACATGGCCGTGCGTGACGCCGCCGACCGCGGCTATCTGGTGACACTGGTCGAAGACGCTTGCGCCACCTACACCTCGGCGCGACACGACGCCTGCCTGAACGCGATCAAGGGTTATTGCTGGATCACCGATACGCAAACCGTGCTCGGCCGGTTGCAGGAGATGCAGCCATGA
- a CDS encoding glutamine synthetase yields the protein MSARLMPLPMTTIVTTDLIGITRGRSFPTDELEHYQAAGCGWVPANSALTPQDIIASTNPWGAYGDVRLIPDLSSRVTVGNGPDPEAPALDFIHGDIRETDGRSWGACPRTLLRDEIERYRDQLGLQVNAAFEHEFNLHAGFAQHLAFSLEAQRQGAEFGGWLLSALRAGGVEPEMFLPEYGKHQYEITCRPTLGVAAADRAVNVREITREIARQMGLDLSFAPKTAADAVCNGVHLHVSLLDLAGQPMLYDAGTSNGLSTLGQHWAAGILHYLPALCAFTAPTPVSYERLQPHHWSASYACLGQQNREAALRICPTVTLGGKPVARQFNLEFRAMDATASPHLAMAALLIAGRLGIEQRLALNAITDEIPDSLNDEQRQARGIVALPGSLAQALDCLRDSAAFNEWLPKPLLDTYYALKTEELALTEQLSPADLCEHYARLY from the coding sequence ATGAGCGCACGCCTGATGCCATTGCCGATGACCACCATCGTCACCACCGACCTGATCGGCATCACCCGTGGCCGCTCGTTTCCCACCGACGAACTTGAACACTACCAGGCCGCCGGTTGTGGCTGGGTGCCGGCCAACAGCGCGTTGACGCCTCAGGACATCATTGCCTCGACCAATCCGTGGGGCGCCTATGGCGACGTGCGCCTGATTCCCGACCTGAGCAGCCGCGTCACTGTCGGCAACGGCCCGGATCCCGAAGCGCCCGCACTGGACTTCATTCACGGCGATATCCGCGAAACCGATGGCCGGTCGTGGGGCGCCTGCCCGCGCACGCTGTTGCGCGACGAAATCGAACGCTATCGCGATCAACTCGGCTTGCAGGTCAACGCCGCGTTCGAACATGAGTTCAACCTGCACGCAGGCTTTGCCCAGCACCTGGCGTTTTCCCTCGAAGCCCAGCGTCAGGGCGCCGAATTCGGCGGCTGGCTGCTCAGCGCCTTGCGTGCCGGTGGCGTCGAACCGGAAATGTTCCTGCCTGAATACGGCAAGCATCAATACGAAATCACCTGCCGCCCGACGCTTGGCGTGGCTGCTGCGGATCGTGCGGTCAATGTGCGCGAGATCACCCGCGAGATCGCCCGGCAAATGGGCCTCGATCTGAGTTTCGCGCCGAAAACTGCCGCAGACGCGGTGTGCAACGGCGTGCACCTGCACGTCAGCCTGCTCGATCTCGCCGGCCAGCCGATGCTCTATGACGCCGGCACCAGCAATGGCCTGTCGACCCTCGGCCAGCATTGGGCGGCGGGCATCCTGCATTACTTGCCGGCGCTGTGTGCGTTCACCGCGCCGACGCCGGTGTCGTACGAGCGTTTGCAGCCGCACCACTGGAGCGCGTCGTACGCCTGCCTCGGTCAACAGAACCGTGAAGCAGCGTTGCGCATTTGTCCGACCGTGACATTGGGCGGCAAACCGGTGGCAAGGCAGTTCAACCTCGAATTCCGCGCCATGGACGCCACCGCCTCGCCGCACCTGGCGATGGCCGCGCTGTTGATTGCCGGACGCCTGGGCATCGAGCAGCGTCTGGCGCTGAATGCAATCACCGATGAGATTCCCGATTCACTCAACGACGAGCAACGCCAGGCCCGGGGCATCGTTGCCCTGCCCGGGTCGCTGGCGCAGGCGCTGGATTGCCTGCGCGACAGCGCTGCCTTCAACGAATGGCTGCCCAAGCCGTTGCTCGACACGTATTACGCCCTGAAAACCGAGGAACTGGCGCTGACGGAACAGCTCTCGCCCGCCGACTTGTGTGAGCACTATGCACGCCTGTACTGA
- a CDS encoding N-formylglutamate amidohydrolase: MHACTESAELGLYTRPVYNLSRADSTHPLILVCEHASCYIPEALNSLGLDAAAAREHIAWDIGALQLAEQLSEQLGATLLSANYSRLLIDLNRPRHAPDSIPAQSEIYQVPGNRELDEVTREYRRQTLFKPFHARLQTLIDERIAKGQPVRVVGIHSFTPVYYGQPRPLEIGVLFGQARAYAQRLLDGLEQHPLKVAGNQPYKIDPLGDMTVPVHGDARGLDSVLIEVRNDLLRSPEAVARWAGYLAPLL, from the coding sequence ATGCACGCCTGTACTGAATCCGCCGAGCTGGGGTTGTACACCCGACCGGTCTACAACCTGAGCCGCGCCGACTCGACGCACCCGTTGATTCTGGTGTGCGAGCACGCCAGTTGTTACATCCCCGAGGCCCTGAACAGTCTGGGCCTGGACGCTGCCGCCGCCCGTGAGCACATCGCCTGGGACATCGGTGCGCTGCAACTGGCCGAGCAATTGTCGGAGCAACTCGGCGCAACGCTGTTGAGCGCCAACTATTCGCGGCTGCTGATCGACCTCAACCGCCCACGGCATGCCCCCGACAGCATTCCGGCACAGAGTGAGATCTATCAGGTGCCGGGCAACCGTGAGCTGGACGAAGTCACGCGTGAATACCGCCGGCAGACGCTGTTCAAACCGTTCCATGCGCGTTTGCAGACACTGATCGACGAGCGCATCGCCAAAGGGCAACCGGTGCGGGTGGTGGGCATTCACAGTTTCACCCCGGTGTATTACGGCCAGCCACGCCCGCTGGAAATCGGCGTGCTGTTCGGCCAGGCCAGGGCCTATGCCCAGCGCTTGCTCGACGGTCTCGAACAACACCCGTTGAAAGTGGCCGGCAACCAGCCGTACAAGATCGATCCGCTGGGCGACATGACCGTGCCCGTCCACGGCGATGCCCGTGGCCTGGATTCAGTACTGATCGAGGTGCGCAACGACTTGCTGCGCAGCCCCGAAGCGGTGGCGCGCTGGGCCGGCTATCTGGCGCCATTGCTGTAA
- a CDS encoding APC family permease: MEIEEFGYKQELKRSLTLTDLVVYGMIFMIPIAPFGVYGYVNAEAPGMVPLAYIIGMVAMLFTALSYGSMAKAFPIAGSVYSYAQRGLNQHVGFIAGWLMLLDYLLIPPLLYVYAAMALNHLYPDIPKVGFILAFLVSATFVNLRGITFTARMNIIFLLAQLVVLGIFLFYAWTALHNGGGNGELTLAPLYHPETFNFALLMQAVSIAVLSFLGFDAISTLAEEIKGDPGKSIGKAALITLVVMGVIFVAQTWIATDLAAGMGFKSADTAFYEIAEIAAGSWLATLTGVATALAWGVAVAITSQAAVSRLLFGMARDGKLPKVLAKVHPKHNTPYLSIYLVAVLSLVICYLFINSVDTLTSLVNFGALSGFMLLHLTVINYYWRRQKSGQVVRHLICPVIGFIIVAAIMYNMGVDAQKLGLIWIALGLVYLFFLNKLGTSTALPDPSNG, translated from the coding sequence ATGGAAATTGAAGAATTCGGCTACAAGCAAGAGTTGAAACGTAGCCTGACCCTCACCGATCTGGTGGTGTACGGGATGATCTTCATGATCCCCATCGCCCCGTTCGGTGTGTATGGCTACGTCAACGCCGAGGCACCGGGGATGGTGCCGCTGGCGTACATCATCGGCATGGTGGCGATGCTGTTCACCGCGTTGAGCTACGGCAGCATGGCCAAGGCTTTCCCGATTGCCGGTTCCGTGTACTCCTACGCGCAACGCGGCCTCAACCAACACGTCGGGTTCATCGCCGGTTGGCTGATGCTGCTCGATTACCTGCTGATTCCGCCGCTGCTATATGTGTACGCGGCAATGGCGCTCAACCACTTGTATCCGGACATTCCGAAAGTCGGCTTCATCCTCGCGTTCCTCGTCAGCGCGACTTTCGTCAACCTGCGCGGCATCACCTTCACCGCACGGATGAACATCATTTTCCTGCTGGCGCAACTGGTCGTACTGGGGATCTTCCTGTTTTACGCCTGGACCGCCCTGCACAACGGCGGCGGTAACGGTGAACTGACCCTGGCGCCGCTGTATCACCCGGAAACCTTCAACTTCGCCCTGCTGATGCAGGCGGTATCGATTGCAGTGCTGTCGTTCCTTGGCTTTGATGCGATTTCCACCCTCGCCGAAGAAATCAAAGGTGACCCGGGCAAGAGCATCGGCAAAGCCGCGCTGATCACACTGGTGGTGATGGGCGTGATTTTCGTTGCGCAAACCTGGATCGCCACCGATCTGGCCGCCGGCATGGGCTTCAAGTCCGCCGACACCGCGTTCTATGAAATCGCCGAAATAGCCGCTGGCAGCTGGCTCGCGACGCTGACCGGTGTGGCGACGGCACTGGCCTGGGGCGTGGCCGTGGCGATCACCTCGCAAGCCGCAGTCTCGCGCCTGCTGTTCGGCATGGCCCGCGACGGCAAGCTGCCGAAAGTGCTGGCCAAGGTCCATCCAAAACACAACACGCCATACCTGAGCATTTATCTGGTGGCGGTGCTGTCGCTGGTGATCTGCTACCTGTTCATCAACTCGGTCGACACCCTGACGTCGCTGGTCAACTTCGGCGCACTCAGCGGTTTCATGCTGCTGCACCTGACCGTGATCAACTACTACTGGCGTCGGCAAAAGTCCGGTCAGGTTGTGCGCCACCTGATCTGCCCGGTGATCGGCTTCATCATCGTCGCGGCCATCATGTACAACATGGGCGTCGATGCGCAGAAACTCGGCCTGATCTGGATTGCCCTGGGCCTGGTGTACCTGTTCTTCCTCAACAAGCTTGGCACCAGCACCGCGTTGCCTGACCCGAGCAACGGCTGA
- a CDS encoding arginine N-succinyltransferase, producing MLVLRPVAPTDLTQLQQLARDSLVGVTSLPDDSDRLREKIAGSAASFDSDAVAQGPENYFFVLEDLSNQRLLGCSEILATAGFDEPFYSLRNRHFTSASRELNIEHGVPALSLCHDLNDHTLLRGFHIDAALVRTPFSELLSRARLLFIAAHAQRFAEAVITEIVGYSDEHGNSPFWDALGKHFFDLPYVEAERLCGLQSRTFLAELMPQYPIYVPMLPQAAQDCIGKIHPDGQEAFDILEREGFETNSYIDLFDAGPTLFARTTNIRSIVRSQVAEVRLQPQIDARGRYLLSNDALHGFRAIVAELDYQPDQPLSLTPAMCAALNVTDGSQIRLIAL from the coding sequence ATGCTGGTCTTACGCCCAGTCGCACCGACTGACCTGACCCAGCTCCAACAATTGGCCCGCGACAGCCTGGTGGGCGTGACCTCCCTGCCGGACGACAGCGACCGCTTGCGCGAGAAAATCGCCGGCTCCGCTGCGTCGTTTGACAGCGACGCCGTGGCACAGGGCCCGGAGAATTACTTCTTCGTGCTGGAAGACCTGAGCAATCAGCGGTTGCTGGGTTGCTCGGAGATTCTCGCCACCGCCGGTTTCGACGAGCCGTTCTACAGCCTGCGCAACCGCCACTTCACCAGTGCCTCGCGGGAACTGAACATCGAGCACGGCGTGCCGGCGCTGTCGCTGTGCCACGATTTGAACGATCACACCCTGCTGCGCGGTTTCCACATCGACGCGGCACTGGTGCGCACACCGTTCTCCGAATTGCTCTCGCGGGCGCGCTTGCTGTTCATCGCGGCCCACGCGCAACGCTTCGCCGAAGCGGTGATCACCGAAATCGTCGGTTACAGCGACGAGCACGGCAACTCGCCGTTCTGGGATGCGCTGGGCAAGCATTTCTTCGATCTGCCCTACGTTGAAGCCGAGCGGTTGTGCGGTTTGCAGAGCCGCACGTTCCTCGCCGAACTGATGCCGCAATACCCGATCTACGTACCGATGCTGCCGCAAGCGGCGCAGGACTGTATTGGCAAAATCCACCCGGATGGCCAGGAAGCCTTCGACATTCTTGAGCGTGAAGGTTTTGAAACCAACAGCTACATCGACCTGTTCGACGCCGGCCCGACGCTGTTCGCACGCACCACCAACATCCGTTCGATCGTCCGCAGCCAGGTCGCCGAAGTACGGCTACAGCCACAGATTGATGCACGTGGCCGTTATCTGCTGAGCAACGACGCGCTGCACGGCTTCCGGGCCATCGTCGCCGAACTCGATTACCAGCCCGATCAACCGCTGTCCCTCACCCCTGCAATGTGTGCGGCGCTGAACGTGACCGATGGCAGCCAGATTCGCCTGATTGCCCTGTGA